A genomic window from Sphingobacterium sp. BN32 includes:
- a CDS encoding DUF6443 domain-containing protein, with amino-acid sequence MTILKILFLGLTILNAQNPTLGKNYIISKQPLRPYKSFVEITGKPADSVRTQIIYFDGLGRPAQIVGWQASPLKKDLIQYFEYDSIGMERFEYLPYADQSGNTGSFKSNAKLNQSAYYSSGSWDVSVTKTSKPYAETIYENNTLKRIKQQGFPGEAWQPSNTRGATGRTLVYEYSTNLDDGIEGVKLWKIKSGNSGAESIKNYPAGSLYKTTYKDENWMSGKSGIREKFIDFKGQLVLNRVWKNDTKKIDTYYVYDDFGNLRYVIPPIFPGNIYSESDLVFKEQIYAYKYDSRQRLVEKKIPGKGWEFIVYNKNDQIVLTQDSM; translated from the coding sequence TTGACTATTCTTAAAATACTGTTTCTTGGATTAACAATTTTAAATGCTCAAAATCCAACGTTGGGGAAAAACTATATTATTAGTAAGCAACCATTAAGGCCTTATAAGTCATTTGTTGAAATAACTGGTAAGCCAGCAGATTCAGTTCGCACACAAATTATATATTTTGATGGTTTGGGTCGCCCTGCACAAATAGTTGGTTGGCAGGCAAGCCCATTAAAAAAAGATTTAATTCAATATTTTGAATATGACAGCATTGGAATGGAACGGTTTGAATATCTGCCCTATGCAGATCAAAGCGGAAATACTGGGAGTTTCAAAAGTAACGCAAAGTTAAATCAATCTGCATATTATAGTTCTGGAAGCTGGGATGTTTCTGTGACGAAAACATCAAAGCCCTATGCTGAAACAATTTATGAGAACAACACACTTAAAAGGATAAAACAACAGGGGTTTCCTGGAGAGGCATGGCAACCTTCAAATACGAGAGGTGCGACTGGTCGGACTTTGGTCTATGAATATTCAACAAATTTAGACGATGGGATTGAAGGGGTAAAACTGTGGAAAATCAAGTCTGGAAACTCGGGTGCTGAATCAATAAAAAATTATCCCGCTGGATCGTTATATAAGACAACCTATAAAGATGAAAACTGGATGTCAGGTAAATCCGGGATAAGAGAAAAATTTATTGATTTCAAAGGTCAATTGGTATTAAATCGTGTATGGAAAAATGACACAAAAAAAATAGACACATATTATGTCTATGATGATTTCGGAAATTTACGATATGTAATCCCTCCAATTTTTCCAGGCAATATTTATTCGGAATCAGACTTGGTCTTTAAAGAACAGATTTACGCCTATAAGTATGACAGCCGTCAAAGGTTAGTAGAAAAGAAAATTCCTGGAAAAGGTTGGGAATTTATCGTATACAACAAAAATGATCAGATAGTATTGACTCAGGACTCGATGTAA
- a CDS encoding glycoside hydrolase family 88 protein yields MGNSSVIFNGIISKRLLRNLLEPSDMRIKITSLIAASVSVLLFSMKPHQEGFIPEIFKKADRQYNYLTKEADALNKFPRTTKEGKLVGTDEWDWTGGFFPGSLWYLYHQTANENTKAEAIKWTEKLEKAKDLDQHHDIGFVMYCSYGNAIKYSKDPAKVKAYKDIIIHSSNTALKRFDEKVGVIKSWNEKKAWDNKTIWKYPVIIDNMMNLEMLCYTSDITGDPKYKEVAISHANQTMKYHFRPDYSTYHVVDYDKNGKALHRQTNQGYADNSTWARGQAWAIYGFTMMYRETKKTEYLKTAQNAAKFYINHPNLPSDKIPNWDFNAHQAGFKSDVDFTGRNISPVPRDASAAAIVASALIELSTFSKGSDKTLFLNFAKQSLKNLSSPEYFADYKTNGGFLLKHSVGSLPHNSEVDVPLSYADYYYLEALTRLQELK; encoded by the coding sequence TTGGGAAACTCCTCAGTAATATTTAATGGCATAATTTCTAAAAGATTATTACGTAACTTATTAGAACCATCAGATATGAGAATCAAAATCACTTCGTTAATAGCTGCTTCGGTCTCAGTATTGTTGTTCAGTATGAAACCGCATCAAGAGGGTTTCATTCCTGAAATTTTCAAGAAAGCCGACAGACAATATAATTACTTAACCAAAGAAGCCGATGCGTTGAACAAATTCCCGCGAACGACTAAAGAGGGAAAACTTGTAGGTACAGACGAGTGGGATTGGACTGGAGGATTTTTCCCAGGTTCATTATGGTATTTATACCATCAAACGGCAAATGAAAATACAAAAGCTGAAGCAATTAAATGGACAGAAAAATTAGAAAAAGCCAAAGATTTAGACCAACATCATGATATTGGTTTTGTCATGTATTGTTCCTATGGTAATGCAATTAAATATTCAAAAGATCCAGCGAAGGTAAAAGCATATAAAGATATTATTATCCATTCGTCGAACACTGCATTGAAAAGATTTGATGAAAAGGTTGGAGTTATCAAGTCATGGAATGAAAAGAAAGCCTGGGACAATAAGACCATATGGAAATACCCCGTTATTATCGACAACATGATGAATTTGGAGATGTTGTGCTATACTTCAGATATAACAGGTGACCCTAAATATAAGGAAGTAGCGATCAGCCATGCCAACCAAACGATGAAATATCATTTCCGCCCAGATTACAGCACTTATCATGTTGTTGATTATGATAAGAACGGAAAAGCTTTACACCGTCAAACAAATCAAGGCTATGCTGATAATTCGACTTGGGCACGTGGACAGGCATGGGCAATATATGGGTTTACAATGATGTATAGGGAAACAAAGAAAACCGAATATTTAAAAACTGCCCAAAATGCTGCGAAATTTTACATAAATCATCCAAACCTTCCTTCAGATAAAATTCCAAATTGGGACTTTAATGCTCATCAAGCAGGGTTTAAATCAGATGTTGACTTCACAGGAAGAAATATCTCTCCTGTACCGAGGGATGCATCGGCTGCAGCAATAGTCGCGTCAGCTTTAATAGAACTCTCTACTTTTTCGAAAGGCAGCGACAAAACGTTGTTCTTAAATTTTGCAAAACAAAGCCTAAAGAATTTATCTAGCCCTGAATATTTTGCTGATTACAAAACGAACGGTGGGTTTCTTTTAAAGCACAGTGTAGGAAGCTTGCCACATAATTCAGAAGTAGATGTACCACTTTCCTACGCAGATTATTATTATCTAGAGGCATTAACTAGGCTTCAGGAATTAAAATAA